In one Arachis duranensis cultivar V14167 chromosome 9, aradu.V14167.gnm2.J7QH, whole genome shotgun sequence genomic region, the following are encoded:
- the LOC110275662 gene encoding disease resistance protein RPP5-like, whose protein sequence is MFCHLFDGWNLVNLEEVDLTDSQKLVELPDFSKADNLKSVHLSGCRSLRHIHPSLLSLGKLELLDLLNYAKLEKLETKMHSKSLKHLYIKSRTSLSYVSHFSSLQKLLLDGSPVETLPMSIKHLTELKTLSLKGCKMLQYLPELQLSIRHLTALDCIMLQTVTFNSNIPRLQEEKCINISFHNCMKLDVANCIYWYLKDIRKLAYVCESRRGGKRVVRRSDFLKICYLDYRVPEWFMHRTKGTSITFEVSSPSSYGFSSLLCVVLPKYSLDYELDIKCCCYLEDGINMHKYSFGILFLNHIPAEGCSDNVYMAYNYGGIFDVIKLDRLNNKIASSGKNPKLTFEFFVSSGDTGSK, encoded by the exons ATGTTTTGTCATTTATTTGATGGATGG AATCTTGTTAATTTAGAGGAAGTAGATCTAACAGATTCCCAAAAGTTGGTGGAACTTCCAGATTTCTCCAAGGCAGATAATCTCAAAAGTGTACATCTGTCTGGCTGTCGAAGTTTGCGTCATATCCATCCATCTCTTTTATCACTTGGAAAACTTGAACTTTTAGATCTTCTGAACTATGCAAAACTTGAGAAGCTTGAAACTAAGatgcattcaaaatctcttAAGCACCTCTATATCAAGAGCCGCACAAGTTTATCCTATGTCAGTCACTTTTCATCTTTACAAAAATTACTTCTAGATGGAAGCCCTGTGGAGACATTGCCGATGAGCATCAAGCACCTTACGGAGCTGAAAACACTGTCACTAAAAGGATGTAAGATGCTTCAATATTTGCCAGAGCTTCAATTATCTATTCGTCATTTGACTGCTCTAGACTGCATAATGCTGCAAACTGTGACATTCAATTCAAATATTCCTAGACTGCAAGAAGAAAAATGCATAAACATCTCGTTCCATAATTGCATGAAGTTGGATGTGGCTAATTGTATTTATTGGTACCTTAAAGATATAAGGAAACTTGCTTACGTGTGTGAATCCAGAAGAGGAGGAAAAAGAGTAGTTCGGAGAAGTGATTTCTTAAAGATTTGTTACCTCGACTACAGAGTACCAGAGTGGTTCATGCATCGGACAAAGGGTACTTCCATAACTTTTGAAGTTTCTTCACCTTCCAGTTATGGTTTTAGTTCCCTTCTCTGCGTTGTCCTCCCTAAGTATAGTTTGGATTATGAACTTGATATTAAATGCTGTTGCTACTTGGAAGATGGTATTAACATGCACAAATATTCATTTGGcatattatttctaaatcacATTCCGGCAGAAGGGTGTTCTGATAATGTTTATATGGCATATAATTATGGAGGCATCTTTGATGTAATCAAGCTGGACAGATTGAATAATAAGATTGCGTCTTCCGGGAAAAATCCAAAACTCACATTTGAATTCTTTGTCAGCAGTGGCGATACTGGAAGTAAATAA
- the LOC110275664 gene encoding disease resistance protein RUN1-like has translation MENYDVKFLCSYGGEIHHLPNDKKMSYDGGHNKLYYVNRGIDFTAMLAELSALFDAAGDIHFKNSPKIARMRLFIFPGNGPDSASTQPFPAKLKSKVNGGTVFPLQITRVKFQDLPPVNNFNTSDRVLDLDPKVNQPVEDSGSSRLNSPLPALQYDDFISFRGEDTCASFTSHLFKAMSRKQIVTYTDDLLHERDSITFFLLRAIEESCLLLVVFSGNYASSKWCLQELVKIMECKKEFGRLVIPVFYNVDPSHVRYQLGSYSETFKKHWQNNKKAEVESLLSESVEVRIIGICGIGSIGKTTLARLIFEKYSYTFEGSCFLENVRERSRNYGLTELRRRLYLELLQGKFWQNNTGKSTFVEDRVSKQRNFIVLDDVSSLEQLDYLVQKLQWCGAGSKIIITARDKNVLVPTVETMYEMKILDSHESFKLFSLNAFNEDYPQIGYEELSWKAVGCCKGIPLALIALGSFLHSKSKTEWYSALQKLEKTPDPEIQNILRLSYDGLYEEAKQIFLDIACFFKRELVEYVVNLLDSYGLYAAIGMRSLLDRALIAISHNCVRMHDLIQELGWDIVCQQSSGNPENRSHLWDSNDIQDVLGNNKGTDSIESIVFDMSQIADL, from the exons ATGGAGAATTACGACGTGAAGTTTCTCTGCAGCTATGGCGGCGAGATCCACCACCTCCCCAACGACAAGAAGATGTCATACGACGGCGGCCACAACAAGCTCTACTACGTTAACCGTGGAATCGACTTCACCGCCATGCTCGCGGAACTCTCCGCTCTCTTTGACGCCGCCGGTGACATCCACTTCAA AAATTCCCCTAAAATCGCTCGGATGAGATTATTCATCTTCCCTGGTAACGGTCCTGATTCTGCGTCCACCCAACCTTTCCCAGCTAAACTAAAATCCAAAGTCAACGGTGGTACTGTTTTTCCTCTACAAATTACACGGGTGAAGTTCCAAGATCTCCCACCGGTTAACAATTTTAATACCTCAGACCGGGTGTTGGATTTGGATCCAAAAGTGAATCAACCGGTCGAAGATTCCGGTTCTTCCCGTTTGAATAGTCCGTTACCTGCTTTACAATATGATGATTTCATTAGCTTCAGAGGTGAGGATACATGCGCAAGCTTCACTTCCCATCTTTTCAAAGCCATGTCCCGAAAGCAGATAGTTACATACACTGATGACTTGCTTCACGAAAGAGATTCGATCACGTTCTTCCTCCTCAGAGCAATTGAAGAGTCTTGCCTTTTGCTTGTTGTATTCTCAGGGAACTACGCATCCTCAAAGTGGTGCTTGCAAGAACTGGTTAAAATAATGGAGTGCAAGAAAGAATTTGGACGGCTTGTTATACCTGTCTTCTACAACGTTGATCCATCACATGTAAGGTATCAGCTAGGAAGTTACAGTGAAACGTTTAAAAAACACTGGCAGAATAACAAGAAGGCGGAG GTAGAATCACTATTAAGTGAATCTGTTGAAGTCAGAATAATTGGAATTTGTGGCATAGGGAGTATAGGAAAAACAACTCTAGCAAGACTTATATTTGAGAAATATTCTTATACGTTTGAAGGCTCCTGCTTCTTAGAAAATGTACGGGAAAGATCAAGAAACTATGGACTAACTGAGTTACGTCGTCGACTTTATTTGGAGCTCTTACAAGGaaaattttggcaaaataaCACAGGAAAATCCACTTTTGTTGAGGACAGGGtaagcaaacaaagaaatttcATAGTTCTTGATGACGTGAGTAGTTTAGAGCAATTAGATTACCTGGTTCAGAAGCTTCAATGGTGTGGTGCAGGTAGTAAGATCATTATCACAGCTAGAGACAAAAATGTACTGGTTCCAACAGTTGAAACAATGTATGAGATGAAGATATTAGATTCTCATGAATCATTTAAACTGTTTAGTTTGAATGCATTCAATGAAGACTATCCACAAATTGGATACGAGGAGCTATCATGGAAAGCGGTTGGCTGTTGCAAAGGCATCCCACTAGCCTTAATAGCATTGGGTTCTTTTCTTCATTCAAAGAGTAAAACTGAATGGTATAGTGCATTGCAAAAGCTTGAGAAGACACCAGATCCAGAAATTCAGAATATTTTAAGATTGAGTTATGATGGATTATATGAAGAGGCAAAACAAATTTTTCTAGACATCGCATGTTTTTTTAAGAGAGAGCTTGTAGAATACGTAGTTAATCTGTTAGACAGTTATGGCTTGTATGCAGCTATTGGCATGAGATCCCTTCTTGATAGAGCTTTAATAGCTATATCTCATAATTGTGTGCGGATGCATGACTTGATCCAAGAATTAGGTTGGGATATCGTTTGTCAACAATCTAGTGGAAATCCTGAAAATCGTAGCCACTTGTGGGATTCTAATGATATTCAGGATGTTTTGGGAAACAACAAA GGAACTGATTCTATTGAAAGCATAGTGTTTGATATGTCTCAAATAGCAGATCTATAG
- the LOC127739637 gene encoding disease resistance protein RML1B-like yields the protein MHNLVNLEEVDLTDSQKLVKLPDFSKADNLKSVHLSGCRSLRHIHPSLLSLGKLELLDLLNCAKLERLETKMHSKSLKHLYIKSRTSLSYVSHFSSLQKLLLDGSPVETLPMSIKHLTELKTLSLKGCKMLQYLPELPSSIRHLTALNCIMLQTVTFSSNIPRLQEEKCINISFHNCMKLDVANCIYWYLKDIRKLAYVCESRRGGKRVVRRSDFLKICYLDYRVPEWFMHRTKGTSITFEVSSPSSYGFSSLLCVVLPKYSLDYELDIKCRCYLEDGINMHKYSFGILFLNHIPAEGCSDHVYMAYNYGGIFDVIKLDRLNNKIASSGKNPKLTFEFFVSSGDTGSKQDDNLLIKECGVYPLNDSNFRIE from the exons ATGCAT AATCTTGTTAATTTAGAGGAAGTAGATCTAACAGATTCCCAAAAGTTGGTGAAACTTCCAGATTTCTCCAAGGCAGACAATCTCAAAAGTGTACATCTGTCTGGCTGTCGAAGTTTGCGTCATATCCATCCATCTCTTTTATCACTTGGAAAACTTGAACTTTTAGATCTTCTGAACTGTGCAAAACTTGAGAGGCTTGAAACTAAGatgcattcaaaatctcttAAGCACCTCTATATCAAGAGCCGCACAAGTTTATCCTATGTCAGTCACTTTTCATCTTTACAGAAATTACTTCTAGATGGAAGCCCTGTGGAGACATTGCCGATGAGCATTAAGCACCTTACGGAGCTGAAAACACTGTCACTAAAAGGGTGTAAGATGCTTCAATATTTGCCAGAGCTTCCATCATCTATTCGTCATTTGACTGCTCTAAACTGCATAATGCTGCAAACTGTGACATTCAGTTCAAATATTCCTAGactacaagaagaaaaatgcaTAAACATCTCGTTCCATAATTGCATGAAGTTGGATGTGGCTAATTGTATTTATTGGTACCTTAAAGATATAAGGAAACTTGCTTACGTGTGTGAATCCAGAAGAGGAGGAAAAAGAGTAGTTCGGAGAAGTGATTTCTTAAAGATTTGTTACCTCGACTACAGAGTACCAGAGTGGTTCATGCATCGGACAAAGGGTACTTCCATAACTTTTGAAGTTTCTTCACCTTCCAGTTATGGTTTTAGTTCCCTTCTCTGCGTTGTCCTCCCTAAGTATAGTTTGGATTATGAACTTGATATTAAATGCCGTTGCTACTTGGAAGATGGTATTAACATGCACAAATATTCATTTGGcatattatttctaaatcacATTCCGGCAGAAGGGTGTTCTGATCATGTTTATATGGCATATAATTATGGAGGCATCTTTGATGTAATCAAGCTGGACAGATTGAATAATAAGATTGCGTCTTCCGGGAAAAACCCAAAACTCACATTTGAATTCTTTGTCAGCAGTGGCGATACTGGAAGTAAACAAGATGATAACTTGTTGATCAAAGAGTGTGGTGTCTATCCACTAAATGACTCCAATTTTAGAATTGAATAG
- the LOC107465365 gene encoding TMV resistance protein N-like: MSSSSYTTKYDVFISFRGEDTRETFTVHLFNALANKTIRAYMDCLLQRGDEVWPALEKAIESSLISIVVFSEKYATLKWCLEELVKILQWREYHGQVVISVFYRTDPSDIRNQSGSFEKAFAKYERDFAESLVGIEEIRKIVKVNMKQHRVIGIWGMRGIGKTTIAKMLFAKSFPHYDHVCYAENAKEYTPQRLLSELLRERITTDATGFVNSMSSLSNKKVLIILDNVKDSDQPLLEAVCEGYKSPQSRNSEPSFYAKLLVEIRMPHSHVKKLWEEKQELNNLEGNDLSECKELEELPDLSEAKRLRWDCSHLFEFPDNIDSLSKLRELRLDGSNVTWLPATIKCLQELEILSLNNCKFLETLPELPSSIKEFSADNCISLVFVSALNTLATKMVRKDETHLLQ; the protein is encoded by the exons ATGTCGTCGTCTTCCTATACAACAAAGTACGATGTATTCATTAGCTTCAGAGGTGAGGACACTCGCGAAACCTTCACTGTCCATCTGTTTAACGCTCTGGCAAACAAGACAATCCGAGCATACATGGATTGTCTTCTCCAGAGAGGAGATGAAGTCTGGCCAGCACTCGAGAAAGCGATCGAGAGCTCGCTAATATCGATCGTGGTTTTCTCAGAAAAGTACGCAACCTTGAAGTGGTGCTTGGAAGAGCTCGTCAAGATTCTTCAATGGAGGGAATATCACGGTCAGGTTGTTATATCAGTGTTCTATAGAACTGATCCATCAGATATACGGAACCAAAGTGGAAGTTTTGAGAAGGCCTTTGCAAAATACGAAAGAGATTTTGCAGAGA GCCTGGTTGGAATTGAAGAAATCCGTAAGATTGTTAAAGTCAACATGAAGCAACACCGAGTAATTGGAATTTGGGGTATGCGCGGGATAGGGAAGACAACCATCGCTAAAATGTTATTTGCAAAATCCTTTCCTCATTATGACCATGTTTGCTATGCGGAAAATGCAAAAGAATATACGCCTCAAAGGCTTCTTTCAGAGCTATTGAGGGAACGAATTACCACTGATGCAACAGGATTCGTGAACAGTATGAGCAGCCTTAGCAATAAGAAAGTTCTCATTATCCTCGACAATGTGAAGGATTCTGATCAACCATTGTTAGAAGCAGTGTGTGAAGGGTACAAGAGCCCACAGTCGAGAAA CTCTGAACCAAGTTTTTATGCTAAGTTACTTGTTGAGATTCGCATGCCGCACAGCCATGTCAAGAAACTCTGGGAGGAAAAGCAG GAACTTAATAATTTAGAAGGGAACGACTTAAGCGAATGCAAAGAGTTAGAAGAGCTTCCAGATTTGTCTGAGGCTAAAAGACTCAGATGG GATTGTAGTCACTTGTTTGAATTTCCTGACAACATTGATTCCTTATCGAAATTGCGCGAATTAAGGCTAGATGGAAGCAATGTGACCTGGTTGCCTGCAACCATCAAGTGTCTTCAAGAGCTGGAAATTTTGTCCCTAAATAATTGCAAGTTTCTTGAGACACTGCCAGAGCTTCCATCTTCTATCAAGGAGTTCTCTGCTGATAACTGCATCTCATTGGTGTTTGTATCAGCTCTAAACACTCTGGCAACAAAGATGGTGAGGAAAGACGAAACGCATCTCCTTCAATAA